The following proteins come from a genomic window of Leishmania major strain Friedlin complete genome, chromosome 17:
- a CDS encoding putative Qa-SNARE protein: MADAVLYHKELLDLEQQVEALPLDVRAPHQPATAGVGSSSSSGTGRGGGGNVNSSSARAATFAKAQDILRRLNRLLQQLRVEMRLLEGEERGVYETHASAHAKKIASLREWVQQSKERAAQSTAASMAVATAASSSQGQRSTGVHWPPREGDNDEAEGGDGPVMSNCAEARQAATRINEVQHSTLQSLGRSEKLLNETETLGHEAATTLRAQTEQIKQTTVELDEMRSELGRASTELKCFMRRMALDRLIICFVIVILVCIIITVVLAVLKHKRR; the protein is encoded by the coding sequence ATGGCGGACGCAGTCCTGTATCATAAAGAGCTGCTCGACCTCGAGCAACAGGTCGAGGCACTTCCCCTCGACGTGCGCGCACCACACCAGCCGGCTACCGCCGGcgttggcagcagcagtagcagcggcacaggtagaggagggggtgggaaCGTCAACTCTTcctctgcgcgtgcggcgaCGTTCGCTAAAGCGCAAGACATTCTACGGCGGCTGAATCgactcctgcagcagctccgagTGGAGATGCGCCTGTTGGAGGGTGAGGAGCGCGGCGTGTACGAAACACACGCAAGTGCGCATGCAAAGAAGATCGCGTCGCTGCGCGAGTGGGTGCAGCAGAGCAAAGAACGTGCTGCCCAgagcaccgccgcatccATGGCGGTTGCTACAGCTGCGTCGTCATCTCAAGGCCAAcgcagcaccggcgtgcACTGGCCGCCGCGCGAGGGCGACAACGATGAAGCCGAAGGAGGGGACGGCCCGGTGATGTCGAACTGTGCGGAGGCTCGccaggcggcgacgcgcatCAACGAAGTGCAGCACAGCACCCTGCAGTCTCTTGGGCGCTCGGAGAAGCTGCTGAACGAGACTGAGACGCTCGGACACGAGGCAGCCACGACGCTGCGGGCGCAGACGGAGCAGATCAAGCAAACCACTGTCGAGCTAGACGAGATGCGCTCCGAGCTCGGACGTGCGAGCACGGAGTTGAAGTGTTTTATGCGCCGCATGGCTCTTGACAGGTTGATCATCTGCTTTGTGATCGTCATTTTGGTGTGCATCATCATTACtgtggtgctggcggtgctcaAGCACAAgcggcggtga